One Bacillota bacterium genomic window, GCGGTGGTGCGTCTGCTGCACCGCGCGGAGGCCGGCCGGATCGGCTTCGAGGTCCGGGCGGAGCAGCTGGACCGGGCGGTCCGCGCCATCGAGCGGAGCACGGGCCGGCTGGCGACCGCCGTGCTCCTCCTCGCCCTCAGCGTCCTGGCCGCCGGCCTGCTGGTGGCCGCTGCGCTGCAGGCTCCGGTGGGGCTCCTCCACTCGCCCCGCCTCGTGCAGGGGTCGCTGGCGATGGGGGCGGTCCTCGTGCTGGCGCTCCTGCTGGAAACGATCCGCATGCTCCGGGGCCGCTGACCGCGCCGACCGGGGGCGGCCGGGCCCGGCGCGCCCCGCTTGACGGCCTGGAAGGGCCGCCGGATAGTGACTAGCATGACAGGGCAGGGCTGCCGGAGGTGCGCCGTGAGGCCGTACAGCTTCTTCGCCCGGTTCTACGACCGGGTGATGCAGGCGATCCCGTACGCCGAGTGGATCGAGTACGTCGAGGCGATCCTGGAGCGGTTCGAACACGAGCCCGCCAGCGTGGCCGACCTGGCGTGCGGAACGGGGAACACCACGCTGCCCTGGGCGCGGCGCGGCCTTCGCGTCTACGGGGTCGACCGCTCGCCGGAGATGCTGGACGAGGCGCGCCGCAAGGCGGCCGAGGAAGGGCTGGAGGTGGGCTGGCTGGAAGCGGACCTCCGGGACTTCCTGCTGCCCGAGCCGGTGGAGCTGGAGACCTGCCTCTACGACAGCCTCAACTACCTGACGGAGGCGGACGACCTCGAGGCGGCCTTCCGGGCGGCCTACCGGAACCTTCAGCCGGGGGGCCTGCTGGTCATCGACATGAACACGGAGTACAAGCTGCTCCACGTGGAGCCCGA contains:
- a CDS encoding class I SAM-dependent methyltransferase; translation: MRPYSFFARFYDRVMQAIPYAEWIEYVEAILERFEHEPASVADLACGTGNTTLPWARRGLRVYGVDRSPEMLDEARRKAAEEGLEVGWLEADLRDFLLPEPVELETCLYDSLNYLTEADDLEAAFRAAYRNLQPGGLLVIDMNTEYKLLHVEPETYYYRSGEGPEKPEEEWHLIWEHGTNAAEQLWEVRLTGFLPKPGHPGCYERWEEVHRERGYPAAEVERLLRRAGFRVLAAYDAYTFDPPVPVSDRIFWVARRPGGSRRLVRRG